One Triticum dicoccoides isolate Atlit2015 ecotype Zavitan chromosome 5B, WEW_v2.0, whole genome shotgun sequence genomic window carries:
- the LOC119306660 gene encoding uncharacterized protein LOC119306660: MAAPTLLALALAVLLPPAAAAAVGPPPGRAPPGASPLVTTCNEGPFPAHCVKELGPRLLDIQTALASVSPRGALIAGAPGTVDFSALVAVAMEAATEAGAVATTIFEGKVPGFNTSVPDFKVCLSNCSVTMKSAMKKIHGATAALKVHAHLVAKVLADRAIADVSACSISCRNLTGDVRLILEASLVEFQKMIRIAVNFLTKIAAKTPPGPLPPLAPPLRRP, translated from the coding sequence ATGGCCGCGCCGACCCTGCTGGCGCTCGCCCTCGCCGTCCTCCTccccccggcggcggcggcggcggtggggccgcCGCCGGGGCGCGCcccgccgggcgccagcccgctcgTGACCACGTGCAACGAGGGCCCCTTCCCGGCGCACTGCGTCAAGGAGCTGGGCCCGCGCCTCCTCGACATCCAGACCGCGCTGGCGTCGGTCTCGCCGCGGGGCGCGCTCATCGCCGGCGCGCCGGGGACGGTGGACTTCTCCGCGCTCGTCGCCGTGGCCATGGAGGCGGCCACGGAGGCCGGCGCGGTGGCGACCACCATCTTCGAGGGCAAGGTCCCCGGGTTCAACACCTCCGTGCCGGACTTCAAGGTCTGCCTCAGCAACTGCAGCGTCACCATGAAATCCGCCATGAAGAAGATCCACGGCGCCACGGCCGCCTTGAAGGTCCACGCCCACCTGGTCGCCAAGGTGCTCGCCGACCGGGCCATCGCCGACGTGTCGGCCTGCTCGATCAGCTGCAGGAACCTCACCGGCGACGTCAGGCTCATCCTCGAGGCCAGCCTCGTGGAGTTCCAGAAGATGATCAGGATCGCCGTCAACTTCCTCACCAAGATCGCGGCCAAGACTCCGCCCGGCCCTCTCCCTCCCCTCGCTCCCCCGTTGCGCCGCCCCTAG